The Cuculus canorus isolate bCucCan1 chromosome 5, bCucCan1.pri, whole genome shotgun sequence DNA segment ACATCTGTTCCACATTCCTCCTCCACAGTCAGCTCCCCAAAATTTCTTAAGACTCTCTAACGTAGTCTACGGCTGTATTTCCTTGTGGAACGTAGAATCTGACAAAGCTTTGGTTCACTCACACAGAGAAACATGCAGCTCAGTGCGACCCACGTTGCCCAGAAGCAACGTGAGCAGGTACCATGCAAATCCCTCCAAGAGAGGCTCTGCCATCTCCCCTCTTATCGCGCAAAAccctggaggaaagaagagaggagactagaggagaggacaggagaTGTCACGCCTGTGATGAGCTCTGGCACCAGTGATGTCACAGAGGATGACTTACAATGGGGAGGTTATGAGGGGCACCagcaggcagccctgctgccccagTACAGCCTCGGCCAGCGGTGAGTACGCACGTGGGGGCAGGCTGGGCTGGACAACGGCTGGGACAGAAGCATGGGCCGCCAGAGGGCTGGCTACTCACTCAGAATCGAGGGCCCAGCCACTCAGGGAACGCCTTGGGCAAGGCAGTCTGCTGTCATTGCTGCCAGGGCTGGCCGCATGCCCTGCCGCCTGCCAGCTGCCTCGTGCCCTCTCCTACCTGCCCACGGTCCCTGCCGCTCCTCTCCCTGCTACCCTACCCTACTCTACGAGCTCcgtccctgccagccccactcAATGCCATCTCTCCCTCGTCCTGCAGGCCATGGGTGTACTATTCTTCTTCACTCAGCTTTTGCTGAGCCACAACCTGCCGATGGTTGGATATGACTTGGATGAGGACACGCGCAAGCGCATGCAGGagcatgaggagcagctgagccaGATGATGGCTTGGCTgacagaggagatggagcagagagagcaggagcaCAGTATGGTGGTTTGGGAAGCCCTTCTCTCCACTGTCTTGCAGCAGTGGAAGTTCCAGGCCTTTCTTGGAGTTGTGGTCCTGCTCTTTTGTCTCTGTGCATTGCTCTGGAAGAACAGCTGTGACCTGAGAAATAGCAGCAGCACCATAAGCCTTGAGGGAGACAGCGAAGAGGATGAAGATGACTTTATTATGGACAGATTACGAGAGGAGCGCATGCTTTCGCAACGGCTGGACTTGGACCCATCATGGCAGGTCGTGGAAGAGCTGGTGGATGACCTTATATTTGTCTGCCGATTCTTCTCGAAGAATAGCTTCGTGCCACAACTGTGGCCACCTGTCAGGCTGGGTGTCTTCCAAGACAGCCAGACTTCCAGAGGAGAAGACCTAGTCTATCGCCTGCTTGTGCCTCTGGGGCCACCCTGCGGGCACTCTTTCCACCTCATGCTGGGCCCTGAAAGGGAGGTGCCCATGAGGAACTCCCGTGTGCGTGTGGAACTGGAGTGTACGTGCACAGGGCGGCAGCGGACGAGGAACATGCTCTGCTTCCTCCACCACCCTGAGGACCAGCCGAGGAGCCGTCAGGAAGCCAGCCTCCTACAAACCTTCTGCATCGGCCCATACCTCAATGTGCAGAAAACTGCCTTCTGGCTCCAGGTGCTGCTGAAGATATCCTTCATGTTACTGCCTTGCTCACGCACGTACGAACTAACGGTGCTGCCTTCCACACGCTACTGCAGGCTCAAGCTGATCGACGATTTTGAGAGCTCCTTCTGCATTGAGCTCATCCTGGCGGTGCAGGAAGGCAGCTCGGGCCCATTGGTGGCCATGGAGTAGACTTAAGCTGGAagtagtgattctatgattctatgattatcaaTAAAATATAggtgaaaatgtaattaatattaaGATTGCCATGGTTCAGTTGCAAAGATCAGGGTCTTGCCTATATCCTGTCCATTCTACCAATCTTAGACCCACCGggattttctgaaaatttaaatccAAGCCTTCAGGAAACACAAGAACTAAAGTGGTTTGTAAGCCACCAGCAAGTAGATATCTAGTTATGTGCATGACAGCTGGATGTTCTACCtgaaatttttccttacttttccaTTTGCGTGCTCTCCTTCTcatctgcctttctgctcctgCGGTCACAGCCATGGGGGTGATTCCACATGCGCCCACAGATTCTGCTTGAGGTGCCCCAGCCACTTGTGGGAGCGCCTGGCACAGGGTGCAGTGCAAAGGCCTTGCTGCCTCCCCGATGCTTCACCCCTTCTCCTACCTGCCCCCAGACCCCTAGTGCTCTCATCCCCACTCCCCCCACAACCAtgtccctccctcccagcccttctCAACCCATCTACAATAAGCTGTTTGTCCGTGGCTGAGCATCATGTCAGATACTTGCTGACATATCTCCCTTTCCTAAAATGTGAAGGGTCCTTCTCTAGCATGTAGGTCACCACTTAATCTGCTTCTGGGCATAAAAAAAAGGTGTCAAAATGGCCATTGTTCATTGATAACTCAGCCTTGGTGGCTGGTTGCCAGCCGtgccttccccagcagctgccaggctcCGTGGATCTCGACCAGTTTTCAGCCATCTTCCAGGCACAAGATGCTACTGGTGTCTGCCTGCTTTTGTCATCATTAATACAGTCTTAGAGCCTTAGAGTCAATATTCCCAAGACACAGCATCCAAAAAAAGAATGTCTGCAAATTTATGCCATCTGGTACATGTAGtgcaaaagcaattaattttccatGTATGGTATGAATTTGTTTAATGAGATGGCGCAGAGAGACAGCATAAACTGTTAGAAGGATGCAGAACCCCAGTGCTGATGTGCCAGAGCTTAGTAGCAGCCCAACCACGCCAAACTAACACACAGATGAAGCTTGGCCTTCGATAGCTTGTTAACCGTGCTGGGCTCACCCACCAAAATGTCATTCCAGGTGaaacagctcagctctgcaagcagcagcagcatcaacaAGGAGAAAATTACATCTGCTACCATGAGCGATGAAGAACCCCAAGATGACCAAGAGCTTGTGaatacagcagctgcagagcagtcaGGGCACAGAGCACCGGGAGTGGCTTTGGTGCTGTGGTGTTTGTCCTGTGACTCTGGGGGAGACAGGGCAGAGATGGCACAAAGGCATCACGTTTGCCTAGGGAACACCCGGTACTTTCCAGCCCGTGGTAACTGTTCTAAGCTGTGGCATTTCATGCCAGAACTGAGATTTTTAtcaattacaaaatatttccgCCTCTTTGCTGGTTGGAACGAATGGGTTCAACTTTCATTTTGTGTGCTACTGAATACTTCAGACACTTTTAATCAGATTTCAAACCAAAGAGGCGTCTCCATCTAAACGCTGATTGCTAAAGCCTTACAAAACACAGGTTCTGCCTTCCCGTAAATGTGGTTAGATGGTACAGCCAGGAATTTGCAAATTCCATACTATTTTCCCCTGCAGTTttaaggaagaggaggaaagcaggcaGGAATGCCATTCAGGAAGGACCTCGACAAGTCAGAGAAATGGTCTGACAGAAACTCGGagtacagagaaggaaaagaatttatCACAACAGGGGCCAGTGGCCCAGAGGGGAAGAATAATCCCCACCCCACAAGGTGCTCAAGATTTGGCTGGGTGAGGCCCTGAGACACCTGCTCTGCATTTAAAGTTGGCCCTTCTTGGAGCAGGAGGATGGAGTCCAGACCTTCAGCTATCCCTTTCAGCATTACTCCAGGCTTCTGAGGCTGCAAAGCCTTTCTAAATCACAAGGAAATACCACGTGATGACCTATGGGAGTGTTTGTCCAAATGTCAGGGAAAGAGACAGCGCAGAGGAGTGAGGGGCACATGTGGACTGAGCTGTAATGCTTATGACTTGGGAAGAAGCACAggtcaaaggtcttttccaacccagggagtccatgattctatgaaaaacgGCCACCCATCTCAATATGTTCCTTAGCAGTATCTGAACAGCCCCCAGACTCAAGCAGCTTTCCCCAGTGCCTGTGGCTCTTTTCAGGGCGCAGTTTTCTTGTAAATAACATGTTTTCATCACACTCCtaatccttttttcctcccgGGACACACTTCAAGCATTTGATAACTACCAGACTGTGGCGCTTTCCG contains these protein-coding regions:
- the LOC128852233 gene encoding inositol 1,4,5-trisphosphate receptor-interacting protein-like 1, whose product is MTYNGEVMRGTSRQPCCPSTASASGEYARGGRLGWTTAGTEAWAARGLATHSESRAQPLRERLGQGSLLSLLPGLAACPAACQLPRALSYLPTVPAAPLPATLPYSTSSVPASPTQCHLSLVLQAMGVLFFFTQLLLSHNLPMVGYDLDEDTRKRMQEHEEQLSQMMAWLTEEMEQREQEHSMVVWEALLSTVLQQWKFQAFLGVVVLLFCLCALLWKNSCDLRNSSSTISLEGDSEEDEDDFIMDRLREERMLSQRLDLDPSWQVVEELVDDLIFVCRFFSKNSFVPQLWPPVRLGVFQDSQTSRGEDLVYRLLVPLGPPCGHSFHLMLGPEREVPMRNSRVRVELECTCTGRQRTRNMLCFLHHPEDQPRSRQEASLLQTFCIGPYLNVQKTAFWLQVLLKISFMLLPCSRTYELTVLPSTRYCRLKLIDDFESSFCIELILAVQEGSSGPLVAME